In the Suncus etruscus isolate mSunEtr1 chromosome 17, mSunEtr1.pri.cur, whole genome shotgun sequence genome, AGGCAGCTTCTGAGCCGCTCCCAGCTGTCCCCCTGGGTCAGCCGGCCACGCCCACCCGGTGTCTCCGCGCCCCTTGGGGCCTGGACGCCTCCCCtgtctctcccctttctcctccccccatTCCTCTTTCTCCCCCTGTCTGCCCAGGGCATCCTTTGCTTTCCCCTTTGGGTGTCAAGGTCAGACACAGCCCCCAGGCCTTCCCACCTCTTTCTCTGCTTATGGGGAGCAAAGAAGAGCTCAGGGAGCAGGATGCCTTCCTGCAATGTGGAAGTGGATTTTGAGGGTTGCCTAGGAGCTCGACCTATAGAGGAGCAGGAGTAGGACCGTGCAAGAGCAGTACCATTGGTCAGTGTCAGTTCCAGCTAGGGCGGATAGACTTGGGGCCCAGAGCAGGCTGAGACAGTGGGCTTGGACAGCCCCCGCCCCCACTTACTGCTTCTCCAACGCTATaattgtttcttgtttctttgtgtttttttttatttttgtttttttcgggccacacccgtttgatgctcagggctaagcattcagaaattgcccctggcttggggggaccatataggatgcagggggatcgaaccgcggtccttccttgactagcgcttgcaaggcagacaccttacctctagcgccacctcgccggcccctctttgtgtttttatttacctttttttggcCCTGCCTGGCGATGCtctgggctcattcctggctctgctttcaggaatcattctttgcAGTGCTTGGGTGGCTCTATCTATGTAATGCATGGACTGAAATTGGGTCGAGAATCAGAGTATCGAGGGTGTGGCTCAGCAGGTTGGGGGACTGCGGGATACCCTTGGCCTGAAGAGCCCTGCTGACCTTCAGGTCACTCTGCTCCTGTCCGAGACTCTCTGTTCCCAGTGGGTACGGAGGGCAGCCAGGGCTGAGCACTGTCCAGCACAGTCTGAGGGGCTGCATCGGAAGAGCCGGTGGCTGGTTGAGGCTACAGTCCAGCATGACCCTGGGAGGGTGCAGAGCATCTGAGGATGGCCTCTGAACCCAGGGGACCCAGTCTCACTCTCCCTTTGCTACCTGCAGAGGCTGTGGGGTCCAGCTGGGCTGGGAAGACCTGCTGAGAGGAGCCGGCCCTGCTGGGCCCCTGGGCTGCACCATGAGTGAAGTGGCCGTTGTGAAGGAGGGCTGGCTGCACAAGCGGGGTGAGTGTCTCTGGGGGACCTTGGGGCCTGCAGAGGGGTGAGTGCCAGGGCTCTGGGTCTGGGTATTGGGTGGTCCTGGCTCTGGATGTGTGTCAGGGGGCCCTGGCCTCAGGGCTACTTCAGTGCTGCCAGTTGCCTCCCTGCCAGCTTTCCTGGAAGGCCATGAGGACATGGGCCCTGGCCAAGGCCTGGTCTCAGGTGTTGCCTGCAGGCTTCTGAGGCACCCAATGCTGGGCCAGTGAAGATGCTGGGCCAGTCCAGGATCCAGGCCCAGTGGTGAGTGGAGCCCAACAGCTCCCTCTGTTCTCCAGGCCCCAACCAGCCTGTCCTCAAACTCAGAGACTGTGGGGGCCAGACTGTTCCCAGTGACCAGGCTACACCTGTCCAGGATGGGGGCACCAGCTGCCTACCTCCACTTCTTCCCCAGCTGCTCACTCCTGGGACCCCACAGAGCCTGTGGAGTGTACACATGGACTGATCCTACCAGATCCTGTCACAGCACTAGTGTGCCTGGTTCCACCTTCACCCCATTTCTATTTTTACCATTGTCCTTTACCCTTCTGTTTTCTCTCCCTGTTCCCCAACCTTGCCTGCTTTCTGCCCCCCTGTCCTTCCTGCCCCTGTCCATCATCTGAGGGCTGTGAGGTTCTGGTGTGGAGATGGGGGCCTTTGGTGTTCCAGCATTACTGGCAACTGTGGATGTTTTTTGGTGTAAGGCGAGGGCTCCCAGCCTCCCACGCTAGGCTACTTTCTGTGCCCTGGCCTTCTATAGACcactgtcttttttaaaattttggtgtcAGGGGCCCTCCAGGCCCCCAAGTCTCTGGGGAGCACCATACCCCTAGGTCCATACCCCTGGGCCTATCTCCTGCTGCCCATTGGGTGAATAGGGGGCGGGGGGCAGGCTTTCCAGTTGGACTCTGGACAACCAGTGCTGGATTGGGCCAGATTTTCGGTTTTTACTGTGATCCCAGACCCATGGACCTCATTTTCCCCATGCAGTCCGTGTGGGTCGTTGTATGTGTCTGTCCTCATCCCAACTTGGGACCCCCATGCTGGACAGGGTGACCAGAGAAATAGGATGAGGCCACTAGGTGGGACTCACATGGGAGTTGAGGACTCCTTGCCTGCTGGGTGCCCGGGTACACTGTCAGGGGTGCTGTAGTCCAAGGCCACTCGACACTGGTGGTGTCGTGGGTACCACCGGACTTTTAGCCCTACGCTGATGCCGTGGCCTCAACTGCACAGCTCTGGAGAGGCCCATGGTCTGGTCTGCACCCTCAGGGACCCCAGCTCACAGTGACTATTGGGTCTGGGGCCCAGACTGTGGTCTATGGTGGGCGGGGATCCAGTGCAGGGAGGATCCAGGGCTGGCTTGCTGGGTGGTCAGAGCCAAGCCAAGCCTGTCCAATCACTTTGCTCAGGGTCCTAGGAGGTGTGGCTGAGTCCTTGTCTGGTCCCCATTGTAAGCTGAGGGTGTGGCTTCCCCTGCCTTGGTGGCCATGGAGACCCTGTACCCCATGAGGGATCCTGGGTATCTGAAATGCCCACCAGCTCATGTGGGGCCTGTGGGGTTATAGTGCACTCCTTTAAAGGAGCCTACAGCTTTGCTGAGCAGGCTCAGGGATAAGGCTGGAGTTATCTCTGTACATCCATAGTTAGTTGTGGGGAGTGCAGGGTGGACAGGGTCCTGAGCCCAGGGCTGTGAGGCAGAGCTCCTGGCCCATGGGGCGGGGCTTATGTAGTGTGGCTGTTTCCTGTTTGTCAGTCCTTGGCCTCTTCCAAACAAACATCAAAAGAGGAAGCTGCTGGCCTCTGTGGGGCCACATCCATCCTGGAGGCCACGAGCTGTGCCGGGTCTGTTACTGCCTATACCCTGCTCCGTCCTGCCCCTCAGGACCCAGCCCAACTGTGTCTGGCTGCGGGAGCTGGTGGCCTCGCTCTGATATTTCAGGGCTGCCTGCACCCAGATTCCCATGTCTGGATCTCCCCCATAGCCTTGGAAGTCTTGGTCCAAATGCAGGACCTGGGGTGATGGGTCCTGCTGACTTGAGGTACTTGGAGTAAGGCTCAGAGTCCTCCATCTTGGCGAGACTGAGGTAAAGGGGGCATGTGCCAGCCTGGGAGTCAGGGTGTGGCAGCCGCCCCAAAAGGCCGCTGTGCTGTGTCCTTGTGGCCCTGCCCAGTTCCCTTATGTGGGACCCCTGCTAGCTGGACTTTGCTGCCTCTTCAGCCCCCACTGTGGCTCTTTATAACTCAAATCCCACCCCTGGTCTGCAGCCCTCCAGGAGCCCTGGTGTGGTTCAGACGTGTGGGGGAGCCCTGGGAAGCAGGTCTCAGTACGTCTCGCAGGATCTTAGCCCCTGTCCAGCCTATATGAGGGCATGAGGCTACAGTGATGATGGCCAGCAGGGGTCAAGGACACCCCTGGTGACCACTGAGGCAGCAAGACTGAGCCATGTTGGGGCAGAACACCAGGACCCCCACCATGTCTAGGAGAGTGCCAGCCGCCCaggtctgcctcagtttctcaggGTGCAGGGTGGGCCCTGAACATCGGGGTCTGTCTCCGCTGTGTCGCCCACAGGCATCAGGCACTGCACTGCGTGGGGGAGCCGCCCGCCGCCCAGCAGCTGTCGGTGCCATGAATATGGCAGAGCAGGGCCCGTCGCTGGCGCTGTCAGCTGGCGCCGCTCCCTAGCCTGCTGGGCTCACTGTGCTGTGCCCGCTCACCCTGGCACCCTGCCAGCACTGCCTGCAAAGTGTCGACCCAGCAGTTTTCTGTGGCATCACGGCCCGTGTATGTGGTGAGGGTGCCATGTGTGTGAGGGTACAGGTGCGTGTGTGCAGGTGTCTCTGTGAGGGTGCACATATGAACGCAGGTGTGTCTGTGCATGTGAGAGTGCAGGTGTCTACAGGCGTGAGTTCAGGTGTGAGCGCACACATGTACCTCCTGGGTACATGTGCCCTGAGATGACGGGATAGGGCTCTGGCCTCGCCTCTGCTGGGCACCCTAGGCTGGTCCTGAGTAAGCCATGCAGCCCCCAGGTAACACCCCTGGAATCCCCCCAGCTGGCTCGAGCCTCACCTGAGGACTTGGTGTGCCTGTCTGGCAgctgctggcttgggggtccTGGCCATGGGCCGTGATGGGGGTTAAGGTGGGCCGGGCTGTGCCCAGTGCCACCTCCTCACAGCTGGGGGCCTTGCACCATGCCAGGAGCCTTGTCCCCTTTCTCTGCACCAGAGCACAGCACAGCAGGGTCAGCCTCTTCCCACTTCAATTAGCTATTGCCCTGGGCCACGCCCACACTTCCAAATATctgacccaggatgtacctgTTGGTCCTCACTGCCCTGCATCCCGAGCCTGTCCTTTAGGGGCTGTGTACCAGCGCTGGGCTCCCCAACCTGCCCGCAGGCCACCCTCTGGTCTCTGGAGTTGGGTCAGAGGGTCCCTTTCGGTGACTATGGGGAGTGCTAGCTGTGGGGGAGGGCCATGGCACCTTGGGGTCCCTTCCTGAGGGCACATTGGAGTTGCTGCTGACCTGTCAGTGTCTGCCCACCCCATGCTGGCCCAGGGGCTGGTAGAGATCTGGACGCTGGAGAGTAGAGGGTTCAGAGGCCTCTAGGACTGTGGGGAGATCGAGGGTCAGGGTGTCCAGTGTCTGGGGTTGCACATGAGCACCTCAACCCCTCCCCTTCTTACTAGGGTTCCAGTGGGCCAGAGTGGGGACTCCAAGGCCCTGCTGCCCACGGCCAGCCTGTGCTTCCAGACACACTCGCACTCACGTGCCCACGGCACATGCGGGCACAGCACGGGGCAGCCGTGGCAGTTGGTGAATCGAGATGGATTTGGGGGCCGTACGGAGGCGCCATCACTCTCCTCGCTCCGTCGGCATCCTGGGGAGCGGCAGCTGGTGGGCTTTGTGGCTCTCCATCAGGCCCGACAGCCCCAGTCTGGTGCAGGGGGAGAGGATACCCACCTCGGCGTTGCATGGGTGGTGGGTTCGCTCAGGGACCTGCGAAGGACCAGCCCTCGGGGTCTTGTTCATGTGGGAGGTCTAAGGGGACAAAAGCCCCAGACCCAGGCTGGCAATAGGATGGTGGGGAGGGAAACCACAGCTTCCCGAGTCTGCTAGGCTCTGCTGGGCGTCCTGAGGGCCCCCAGGCTGCAGGAGGGGCCGGTCCTGCTGGGCTCGAGGATGCGCTTCGCAGCACGGAAAGGCGGCCCTGGTGGTGTCAGTGTGATAAATGAGCAGTGCCGCGCTCGGCCGAGGACAGCTGCTCACTCCCCGGGCCTGCTGCTGCCTCGGCTGCGGCACACAACTTCTTATACAACTTTCTGGGgatgtgtggggtggggtgggcctgGGGCTTGGATGAGGGTGCAGCTGCCCCATGCTCCTACTGAAGCTCCTGTGGAGGGTGGAATCTGGTGTGCTGAGACCCCCTCCCCATCCTGGCAAAGGTGGTTTCAGCCACCTTTGGGGTCCCGCTGGCGTGGGCTCCCTCCTCCAGGAAAGCCCTTGAGATGGGACCTGCTGTCTTCAGGCTCCTACACCACTGTCTCATGTGTCCCCTTGCCAGCCCTGGGTTCTTCTTCCTTTCACCTGCCAGATGAAGTGCCAAATGCCCACACCAGGGCCACCATTCAGGTGGGGGGGTGCCATGGGGCCGGGTTGCGCCCATGCATGGGCGCAACCGATGACAGTTCTGCCCCCAGGGGAGTACATTAAGACCTGGCGGCCCCGCTACTTCCTGCTCAAGAATGACGGCAGCTTCACGGGTTACAAGGAGCGGCCTCAGGACACAGATCAACGGGAGGCACCACTCAACAACTTCTCCGTGGCACGTGAGTGGCCACACCCGTTCTGCACTGGCCTGTAGGGGGCACTCGGCACTTCAAAAAGCTGGTGGGCATCAAGGTCTGCTGGGTCCAGGCACCGTGCCCAAAAGCAAGGGCACCGGTGGTACTGCTGCTCTCCGAAGGGCCCACTGGGGTCTGGTCCTGCTGCCTGTCTGCTCTGCCAGGCTTGGGGCTGCCCATGTGCTCAGGGCAGGAAGGTGGGGGCACCAATGAGGGCAGAGCCACATGTGCCTGCCAAGCTGCCCTCCCTGCAGGGGCTGAGCCAGGGCTCCCCACACTGCTGGGCCAGATGCCGGCACAAGGGTTCTTGCTACTCATGGGCTCCAGGTGGCTCCCACACTCCCCTTTGCAGGATGCAGGGCCCCCTCCTCCCTGTTGGGTGCAGGTGTGTGTATGTCCCTGTGTGCTCTGGTAATCTCGTCCCAGGTGTGCGTGTCCCAAATGTACATGTGTCACAGGTGTGTATGTGCTCCCTGTGTGCCTGTGTCCTAGGTGTGCATGTACCCCAGGTGTATGTGTGTTCCAGATGTGGGTTTGCCTTGGGGCCTCCAGTCTTCCTCCCAGTGGCCCAAGGTGGTCAGTGGCCACAGGGGCAGCAGCCTGTCCTGTGCTGAGCCCTGAGGGCTGGTGGGAGGTGCCATGCCTCGTTCAAGTGAATAATTGAGCTTCTgaactggggggggggctcacagtAGGGGGGCAGGGGTGGGCAGCCACAGGAACATCTTGTGCTGTGCCCTCAGAATGCCAGCTGATGAAGACAGAGCGGCCACGGCCCAACACCTTCATCATCCGCTGCCTGCAGTGGACCACTGTGATCGAGCGCACGTTCCACGTGGAGACCCCCGAGGAGCGGTAGGTGGACACCGGGCAAACCCCTGAAGTGGGCCTAGGCTTCCCAGGAGCGCAGGGACCTCACCTGGCCATGCACCGCAGGGAGGAGTGGACGTCGGCGATCCAGACGGTGGCCGACGGGCTtaagaagcaggaggaggagatgaTGGACTTCCGCTCGGGGTCGCCCAGTGACAACTCGGGCACTGAGGAGATGGAGGTGTCACTGACCAAGCCCAAGCACCGCGTGGTGAGGCCCAGGCCTGGGGGGCTGGCCCTCGGAGGGGTGTGCCTGAGCCTCTCTGATCACCTGCCGCCCGCAGACCATGAACGAGTTTGAGTACCTGAAGCTACTGGGAAAAGGCACTTTCGGGAAGGTGATCCTGGTGAAGGAGAAGGCTACGGGTCGCTACTACGCCATGAAGATCCTGAAGAAGGAGGTCATCGTGGCCAAGGTGGAGCTGGCGTGCACATGGGCGTGTGGGTGGGGCAGCTCTAGCTGGTGAGCACTGGGCCACAGGCCCACTCACTGCCATGACTTCCAGGATGAGGTGGCACACACGCTCACAGAGAACCGTGTCCTGCAGAACTCCCGGCACCCCTTCCTGACCGTGAGTGTGCCCAGGGTTGGCCAGGCCAGTAGCtcggtgtggggggtggggggtgcccAGACTAACGGGCCCATGCTGCTGAGATGCTGCTGAGAGGTGAGTGTGCGGGTGCCAGTCGAAGAAGCTGTGCCTGGAGCATCAGTCAAAAATCAACCAgaggggccggagccatggcacagcgatagggcatttgcccagtATATGGACTACCTGGaacagaccctggttccatcctcagcatcccatacaatcccctgagcccaccaggagggatttctgagtgcagagccaagagtaacccctgagcaccaccaggtgtggtccaaaaacaaaaaaaaataatcaaccaGAGGGGGCTatagtgacagtacagtggaaagggtgtttgccttgcaagcagtcaacccaggttcaaaccttggcttcccatatggttggttccccaagcctgccaggagcaattcctgagctcagagccaggagtaacccccagtgctgccaggtgtgaccccccctcctcccgaaaaatagaaaatcaaacagAAGTGAGTTTGCAAAGCTAGGCAACTGTGTTGGGTAGGGTGGGGGCTGCTGGCTGATAAGCAGAGAACGGACCCTACACATGGGGTCCCAGGgggttccccagcaccccatgtctCAGGATACCCTGATGCTGGGCctctgctcactcctggctccagctgCTCGTTCACTTGCATGGTCGGATCTGGTGTCCTGCCCTTCTTGCGGCTCCTCACGGCCGCCTTCATGCTGGGTGAGGGCCCCATCTGTCCTGAGATAGACCCACATCTGTCTTGGGGTAGGGGCGGCCCTGTCTGTCTTAGGGTAGAACTCCATGCTCAGCCGTGCCCTCCACAGGCCCTGAAGTACTCCTTCCAGACCCACGACCGCCTTTGCTTTGTCATGGAGTATGCCAACGGGGGTGAGGTAGGTGTGGGGTTCACTGGGAGGGACCCCTGCTTGCCAGAGCCCTGGGCACCTATGGGCTCACCTGCCTCTCCTGCAGCTCTTCTTCCACCTTTCCCGGGAGCGTGTGTTCCCTGAGGACCGGGCCCGCTTCTATGGTGCTGAGATAGTGTCAGCCTTGGATTACCTGCACTCGGAGAAAAACGTGGTGTACAGGGACCTCAAGGTGGGCCAGGCCTATAGTTCTAGTTATGAGTGACATGGCGGGGCCTCTGGAGGATTGATGGGGGTCAGGGCGGTGCCTTCAGCATGTGTGTGTGGGCCGGGCCCTGGTAGGTGACCAGGGGTGGGCATGGCTGGAAGCTAATGGCAAGGCCTCTGCTATGTGGTGGCATGACCAAGTCTCAGCGTGTGGGGTGGGCACAATCAGGGTGGGATCCTAATGAATGGGAGTGCCTCTAGCTTGTGGGTGTGTCCAGATCCTAGTGGATGGGCATAGTGGGCGAGGCCAGTGGGgcccaggactgactcctgatcTTCACCTGCCCTCATAGCTGGAGAACCTCATGCTGGACAAGGACGGACACATCAAGATCACAGACTTCGGGCTGTGCAAGGAGGGTATCAAGGACGGAGCCACCATGAAGACCTTCTGTGGCACCCCCGAGTACCTGGCCCCCGAAGTGAGTGGGCTTGATCCCCACATTTCCCTGCATGGAtctctctcccacctccctatGCCCTcctggtgcccccccccccaactccttgTGGCCGCCCGTGCCCTGCCCCAGGTGCTGGAGGACAACGACTATGGCCGCGCAGTGGACTGGTGGGGGCTGGGCGTGGTCATGTACGAGATGCTGTGTGGCCGCCTGCCCTTCTACAACCAGGACCACGAGAAGCTCTTCGAGCTCATCCTCATGGAGGACATCCGCTTCCCACGGACTCTGGGCCCCGAGGCCAAGTCCCTGTTATCTGGGCTGCTCAAGAAGGACCCCAAGCAGAGGTGGGCGTACTGTTGGGGGCCCCACTCAGCAAGGGGGTGGGCAGGGGTGGCAGGACCCTGGCACGCTCTGTCTCCAcaggctgggcggtggcgctgaggATGCCAAGGAGATCATGCAGCACCGCTTCTTTGCCAATGTCGTGTGGCAGGACGTGTATGAGAAGAAGGTGCGGCCAGAGGCACAGGGGTGAAAGAGGAACGCTCTCAGGGCCACCAGGTTCTCACTCTGCTCCCCTCTCCCCAGCTCTGCCCACCCTTCAAGCCACAGGTCACGTCCGAGACTGACACGAGGTATTTTGACGAAGAGTTCACAGCCCAGATGATCACCATCACGCCGCCCGACCAAGGTGGGCACGGGGCCCAGAGCCCGGGACCCTGCGTCCCCGCCCCTCGTTTAAAAGCCACAGCGGGTGAGGGGGTCCAGGTGGGGCCTGATCTGAGTGCCTGTTCCCACAGACGACAACATGGAGTGTGCAGACAGTGAGCGCAGACCCCACTTCCCTCAGTTCTCCTACTCAGCCAGTGGCACAGCCTGAGCAcggcggcatttgccttgactcACCATTGATGGGGCAGCTGGGCCCCAAACTGACCCTTGCTCCCTGGGGAG is a window encoding:
- the AKT1 gene encoding RAC-alpha serine/threonine-protein kinase, with the protein product MSEVAVVKEGWLHKRGEYIKTWRPRYFLLKNDGSFTGYKERPQDTDQREAPLNNFSVAQCQLMKTERPRPNTFIIRCLQWTTVIERTFHVETPEEREEWTSAIQTVADGLKKQEEEMMDFRSGSPSDNSGTEEMEVSLTKPKHRVTMNEFEYLKLLGKGTFGKVILVKEKATGRYYAMKILKKEVIVAKDEVAHTLTENRVLQNSRHPFLTALKYSFQTHDRLCFVMEYANGGELFFHLSRERVFPEDRARFYGAEIVSALDYLHSEKNVVYRDLKLENLMLDKDGHIKITDFGLCKEGIKDGATMKTFCGTPEYLAPEVLEDNDYGRAVDWWGLGVVMYEMLCGRLPFYNQDHEKLFELILMEDIRFPRTLGPEAKSLLSGLLKKDPKQRLGGGAEDAKEIMQHRFFANVVWQDVYEKKLCPPFKPQVTSETDTRYFDEEFTAQMITITPPDQDDNMECADSERRPHFPQFSYSASGTA